In the genome of Hyphobacterium sp. CCMP332, one region contains:
- a CDS encoding riboflavin synthase has product MFTGIIENLGEIKTIRKEGTNIHFGIDAPFKNELKVDQSVAHDGVCLTVTEVDESLYNVTAIEETLDRTALKIWEKGRIINLERCMPANGRFDGHIVQGHVDQIGIVEKIENHEGSWKYLISYDDKSGNITVEKGSICVNGVSLTVVDSEKGLFSVAIIPFTFEHTNFKHFEKGTPVNLEFDILGKYIQKVMAQHA; this is encoded by the coding sequence ATGTTTACCGGTATAATTGAAAATCTTGGCGAAATTAAAACCATTAGAAAGGAGGGTACAAATATTCACTTTGGGATAGATGCACCTTTCAAGAATGAATTAAAAGTCGATCAGAGTGTTGCCCATGATGGTGTTTGTCTTACTGTTACGGAAGTTGATGAAAGTCTATACAATGTTACCGCAATAGAAGAAACCTTAGACCGGACAGCATTAAAAATATGGGAAAAGGGAAGAATCATTAATTTGGAAAGGTGCATGCCAGCCAATGGGAGATTCGATGGTCATATTGTTCAGGGACATGTTGATCAAATTGGCATTGTCGAAAAAATTGAAAATCATGAGGGCAGTTGGAAATATTTAATTTCATACGATGATAAATCGGGAAACATTACAGTTGAGAAAGGCTCAATTTGTGTTAATGGTGTTAGTTTGACTGTAGTAGATTCTGAAAAAGGATTGTTTAGTGTGGCAATTATTCCCTTTACTTTTGAGCACACCAATTTTAAACATTTTGAAAAAGGCACACCGGTAAATCTTGAATTTGACATATTGGGGAAATATATTCAAAAAGTGATGGCACAGCATGCTTGA
- a CDS encoding DUF4159 domain-containing protein, translated as MKSTFFKSVFVLVLMILFGFQVKGQASFKIAKLQYDGGGDWYANKTSIPNLIAFCNKNLKTNIYKEEDIVHVNSPDIFSYPFIHMTGHGNVVFSYSDAQNLRKYLEAGGFLHIDDNYGLDKFIREELKKVFPETELIEVPFTHPIYHQTYDFDQGLPKVHEHDNEAPRGYGIIHKGRLVVFYTYECDLGNGWEDQEIYNDPESVRQLALKMGANIIEYAISENIN; from the coding sequence ATGAAAAGCACCTTTTTTAAATCCGTTTTTGTACTTGTTTTAATGATTTTATTTGGCTTTCAGGTAAAAGGTCAGGCTTCGTTTAAAATTGCGAAACTTCAATACGACGGAGGAGGTGATTGGTATGCCAATAAAACCTCAATACCCAATTTGATTGCTTTTTGCAACAAAAATTTAAAGACAAACATTTACAAAGAGGAAGACATAGTTCATGTAAACAGCCCGGATATCTTCTCCTATCCCTTTATACATATGACTGGCCATGGCAATGTAGTTTTCTCATATTCAGATGCCCAAAATCTTAGAAAATATCTTGAAGCAGGTGGTTTCCTGCATATCGATGATAATTATGGTCTGGACAAATTCATAAGAGAGGAACTAAAAAAAGTATTTCCGGAAACGGAATTAATTGAAGTGCCTTTTACACATCCTATATATCATCAGACTTATGATTTTGACCAGGGATTACCCAAAGTGCATGAACACGATAATGAAGCTCCCCGGGGATACGGGATAATTCATAAAGGAAGACTGGTTGTATTTTATACCTATGAATGTGATTTAGGTAATGGCTGGGAGGATCAGGAAATCTATAATGATCCCGAATCGGTTCGACAATTAGCCTTAAAAATGGGTGCAAATATAATTGAATATGCCATAAGCGAAAACATTAATTAA